Below is a window of Sporosarcina ureae DNA.
CGCATCACGAATATCCTGCACTAAAAGAGTTGGCAAAGTACTAGTATACAAGCTTCCCGGTCCAAAAACGATTAAATCTGCATTTTTTAGCGTATCGGCTGTTTCTGGCAATGGTTTTACATCTTGTGGCGTGATGAAAACATTACGAATTTTTCTTCCATAGAGAGGAATTTTCGATTCACCTGTAATAATTGAACCATCTTCAAGCTCTGCATGCAAGGTAATTCGCTGATTTGCTGCAGGTAATACTTTCCCCTTTATATTCAGCACAACGCCCATCTGCTCGACTGCACGGGCAAAATCTCCAGTGATGGTCGTGAGGGCGGTAAGCATTAAGTTCCCAAGAGAATGCCCCTTTAAACCATCTGATCCTTCGAAACGGTGTTGAAACATTTTCTCAATCATCGGCTCGACATCTGAAAGCGCTGCCATAACCTGTCTTATATCTCCGGGCGGTGGGACATTGTACTGGTCGAATAAACGACCCGAACTGCCCCCATCATCCGCCACCGTGACAATAGCTGTCAACTGAATCGGATACCGTTTTAATCCGCGAAGAATCGTAGATAACCCCGTACCGCCACCGAACACAACGATTTTTTTCATAGTAGTGGATTGCATATTTATGTCAACCCTTTCTTTTTTCAACATCCCGATGCGATACGTATGTCGGGTAGTCCTCTTTAAAGACACCTTTAAAGTATTCAGCAAGTGTAACAGAACGATGTTGACCGCCAGTACAGCCGAATGCAATGACCGCTTGACCTTTACCTTCTTGTTTATACTGAGGTATTAAGAACTTGAATAAATCTGTTAGTTTTTCGATTAATTCTTTCGTATCTGCCCATTTCAATACGTAGTCTGATACTTCATGATTCAAACCTGTCAACGGACGCAATTCTTCTAAATAGAACGGATTCGGTAAAAATCGTACGTCGAATACAACATCTGCATCGATCGGCATACCATGCTTAAATCCAAATGATACGAAATTCAATGTAAATTTCGGCTCACCCGCTTCAGAAAATTCACGTGTGATTTTCTCGCGCAATTGCTTTGGCTTTAATTTCGATGTATCAATAATCGAACGCGAAAGTCCTTTTAATTCTTTTAGCAAATGACGCTCTTTGCGAATTCCTTCGAGCAACACGCCACCTTCAGACAATGGGTGTGATCTGCGTGTTTCTTTATAGCGTTTCACAAGTGTTTCATCATCTGAATCCAAGAATAACAAACTTGTTTTCACATCTTCCATTTTGAATAATCCGTCGAGTGCGGCAATCAAAGAATCAAATAAACTTCCCCCGCGTGTATCCATCACGGCTGCAATCCGTCTCATTTGATTATCCGACTTCATCATCAAATCCAGGAACGTCACAAATAGTTCCGGCGGCAAGTTGTCTATGCAATAGAATCCCATATCTTCAAAGCATTGCATAGCGACTGTCTTACCTGCACCTGACATACCTGTAATTATTACGACTTCATATTCATTTACCGCTTGTGGCTGATCCATAAATGTTATTCACCTTCCGTCGATTGTTGAAGCGACTCCCGCAAGAAGCGGAATTGCTCTGTATAATAGAACGTTCCATACTGCGTACCTTTTTGACTGACAGCAAAGAGAAGATTCTTGCGGTCTCCTTCTGCCATTGGCAATGTATGCAAACTGTCCAGTGGATGCCATTCCAGTTCACCTTCTACGGTGGTCTTCAATAATTCTCCAGAATAATCATGGGCAACAAATGTGAAGAGCAACCATTCATTCAGTAATTCTTTCCCTTCATCATCCATGATCATCATCGTATATACGCCTTTTAAATGTGGTGCGATAGCGTGCGCTCCGGTTTCTTCAAGAAACTCCCGACTAGCTGCTTCATAAACAGACTCACCTTCATCGATTTTTCCACCCGGTGCCACATACCAACCGCGTCTTGGCTTCTTCAGTAAAAGGACTTGACCGTCTTTCACCACGAGCAAATTAGCAATTTTTTGCATATGTAGTTCCCCACTTTTCAAGTATGTAGTTATAGTATACAATGCTTTCAATGAAAACGATAAAAAAAGGTGACTATTCACGGAAGTTTATACCGCAAATAGCCACAAAGTTGCTATATTATGAAAAGGGGGTCTTTCTTCTTTCTATTATCCCCCATCTATATTGCAAGACGATTACATATACGTTACGAATTCATGACCCGTTTATGCTTTCGCTTCTACTTCCTCCATCAACTCTTCAATGTACTTCTGAGCTGCTTGAGCTGCAATACTTCCGTCTCCTGTAGCTGTCACGACTTGACGCAATAATTTCTCGCGCACATCACCTGCTGCAAAGATACCTGGAATTTTCGTTTCCATAATGTCATTTGTTTCAATATAGCCGTTTTCATCCAAAATGCCGAGATCTTTGAAAGGTTCTGTGATTGGGTCCAATCCGATATAAACGAACATACCTTCAGTTTCCATTTCACGTTCAGAACCGTCTTCAGTAGAAACTAGCGTGATGGAACCAATCTTACCGTCTTTTTCATTTACTTGCTTAACCGTTGAATTCCAAATGAAATCAATCTTTTCATTCGCAAACGCACGCTCTTGGACGATTTTTTGTGCACGCAATGTATCGCGACGGTGGATAATCGTTACCTTGTTAGCAAAACGCGTTAAATATGAACCTTCTTCTACCGCAGAGTCACCGCCACCAATGACGACGATATCTTTGTTACGGAAGAATGCTCCGTCACATACCGCACAATAACTTACGCCACGGCCAGTTAGTTCTTCTTCACCTGGTACACCGATCTTGCGGTATTCTGCACCCGTAGTTAAAATAACTGCACGCGCTTTATAACTCTTCTCGCCTACATGAACCGTTTTGAATTCACGGCCGTCTTCGATTTTCGTTACGTCTCCGTAAGCATACTCAGCCCCGAAACGTTTCGCATGATCGAACATTTTAGTTGAGATGTCCGGACCTAAAATACTTTCAAATCCAGGATAGTTCTCAATTTCTTCAGTATTGGCCATCTGACCGCCTGGCAAGCCTCTTTCTAGCATCAATGTAGACATATTTCCACGTGATGTATAGACAGCTGCTGTCATCCCTGCTGGTCCTGCTCCGACTACGATTACGTCATATACCTTTTCTTCCATTGTCATAGTGATTTTCCTCCTTCAAAGTACGCATCCCTTGGTTTTCATCGACTTCACCAAAGATTTTATCTGGCTCGCAGATAAAACTATCGCTATATAAAATCGTACGAGAAATACACTTGAATATCAACTTAAATGCAACATCTGTTTGATACTTAGTCCTTTGTTTGTGGCAAGAATTCGATCAGTTCCTGAATATACTTCGAAAGTGTTGCAACAGAGACGCTATAATTTTCTGCAATAGACTTCTTTGTGACTTTTTCAAAGTGTGCCGTTTGGAACATATAGTCCACAGCTGCAGCGATTGCCTCTACATTACTGAACGCATATTTCTTTTCCAGTGCATTATCACATAACGTAAACCACATTTGAAATAGCTGTACGCCTTCTTCATCCAGCGGTTTATACTCTTCATACAATACGTCACAAATCGCCAAAGCTTTTTTCAATGCCTTTTCAAACGAATTGCTCGCCTTGAATGAATATTCTAAGCTGTGCGCTAAGAAAAGTTGTTCTGCGGCACTTAACTTTTCAACATCTATATAGCCTGGATGCGAAAGAATCTCTTGTAAATGTGAGGATTTTCCTAGCAAGTACAGTCCGAACATTCTCTCACTGCGATAAGGATTTGAGACTTTCTCGATCAAGAACGGTACATCCTCTTCATAGGAATCCGCGTCCAACTCTTCGTCCAGTGATTTCCAAGGTTCGAACCCTTCCTTCGTGGGATCCAGCTTCAGCAAGGCCTCATTAGCTTGCTCCGCCACTTTGCGATGACCTGTAAAATAGGCGGCATTTGCTAGCCAGAAGTAATACCCTACATCTCCTTCAAATCCACGTTTCTGCAGACTACGGAGCCAGTGATACGCTTCCTCATAACGACCTGTCAGCGCAAACGTCGCACCCAGTTTATAGCGCTGCTCGAATTGATAAGGTTTAATCTTCGACAAAAGCTCCATCATGCTTTTCAGGCGCTCTTCATCTCGGTTGTAATAAAAGAACACAGCCAAGTTGCAAAGCGCGTGGATATTACCTTTCTCTTCACGCAACACATCATATAAAATCTCCTCTGCGTGCTTCTCTTTACCAATATAAAAATATGCTAGCGCCAAATTATTATGGACGGCCCATGTTTTCGGATAATC
It encodes the following:
- a CDS encoding tetratricopeptide repeat protein — protein: MKNNQRFIKDKIISFLPDGDFYRKRAMQAMQREQFSDAEKYYKRALDLNPDDALTHMEYGVFIMEVGRFEDAYELLQTADDLDPNNEETTFYLAEVHAHLGLLREAKQYALKYVGMAPDGVFVEEAHEISEFADQEEMFVEEGEQLDGAVVFIQEKARRMMEQGDFEEAIEVLEDLLVDYPKTWAVHNNLALAYFYIGKEKHAEEILYDVLREEKGNIHALCNLAVFFYYNRDEERLKSMMELLSKIKPYQFEQRYKLGATFALTGRYEEAYHWLRSLQKRGFEGDVGYYFWLANAAYFTGHRKVAEQANEALLKLDPTKEGFEPWKSLDEELDADSYEEDVPFLIEKVSNPYRSERMFGLYLLGKSSHLQEILSHPGYIDVEKLSAAEQLFLAHSLEYSFKASNSFEKALKKALAICDVLYEEYKPLDEEGVQLFQMWFTLCDNALEKKYAFSNVEAIAAAVDYMFQTAHFEKVTKKSIAENYSVSVATLSKYIQELIEFLPQTKD
- the rapZ gene encoding RNase adapter RapZ codes for the protein MDQPQAVNEYEVVIITGMSGAGKTVAMQCFEDMGFYCIDNLPPELFVTFLDLMMKSDNQMRRIAAVMDTRGGSLFDSLIAALDGLFKMEDVKTSLLFLDSDDETLVKRYKETRRSHPLSEGGVLLEGIRKERHLLKELKGLSRSIIDTSKLKPKQLREKITREFSEAGEPKFTLNFVSFGFKHGMPIDADVVFDVRFLPNPFYLEELRPLTGLNHEVSDYVLKWADTKELIEKLTDLFKFLIPQYKQEGKGQAVIAFGCTGGQHRSVTLAEYFKGVFKEDYPTYVSHRDVEKRKG
- a CDS encoding gluconeogenesis factor YvcK family protein, whose amino-acid sequence is MKKIVVFGGGTGLSTILRGLKRYPIQLTAIVTVADDGGSSGRLFDQYNVPPPGDIRQVMAALSDVEPMIEKMFQHRFEGSDGLKGHSLGNLMLTALTTITGDFARAVEQMGVVLNIKGKVLPAANQRITLHAELEDGSIITGESKIPLYGRKIRNVFITPQDVKPLPETADTLKNADLIVFGPGSLYTSTLPTLLVQDIRDAIIESTAKKVYVGNLTTQRGETYRYTASEHVQALYDHAGAPFLDAVLVNNAEAFRRTHNRGEKEEPWLVENDLEKLQALVPEVFVQEIATIVDGTIMHKTTEVADMLMRYIERT
- a CDS encoding 8-oxo-dGTP diphosphatase — encoded protein: MQKIANLLVVKDGQVLLLKKPRRGWYVAPGGKIDEGESVYEAASREFLEETGAHAIAPHLKGVYTMMIMDDEGKELLNEWLLFTFVAHDYSGELLKTTVEGELEWHPLDSLHTLPMAEGDRKNLLFAVSQKGTQYGTFYYTEQFRFLRESLQQSTEGE
- the trxB gene encoding thioredoxin-disulfide reductase; translated protein: MTMEEKVYDVIVVGAGPAGMTAAVYTSRGNMSTLMLERGLPGGQMANTEEIENYPGFESILGPDISTKMFDHAKRFGAEYAYGDVTKIEDGREFKTVHVGEKSYKARAVILTTGAEYRKIGVPGEEELTGRGVSYCAVCDGAFFRNKDIVVIGGGDSAVEEGSYLTRFANKVTIIHRRDTLRAQKIVQERAFANEKIDFIWNSTVKQVNEKDGKIGSITLVSTEDGSEREMETEGMFVYIGLDPITEPFKDLGILDENGYIETNDIMETKIPGIFAAGDVREKLLRQVVTATGDGSIAAQAAQKYIEELMEEVEAKA